A stretch of the Drosophila sulfurigaster albostrigata strain 15112-1811.04 chromosome 2L, ASM2355843v2, whole genome shotgun sequence genome encodes the following:
- the LOC133850614 gene encoding uncharacterized protein LOC133850614 has translation MWTKVTLSLVLVAFVGLQFANSLTCYSCNTPQSCQNPSTQTCSNTTANATSAWLSTIHSDVPQVNGSLTFKCMNLTHFIASNNSKQSEILGCFHESIPVCSLTLNATNSATWSKTCTTCTTDYCNRSPAGTFSKSSYTMIGSVVALLLVKLRSL, from the exons atgtgGACAAAAGTGACTTTATCTTTGGTGCTTGTGGCTTTTGTGGGTCTGCAGTTTG cCAACTCTCTAACCTGCTACAGCTGTAATACGCCTCAATCTTGCCAGAATCCCAGCACTCAAACTTGCAGCAACACAACGGCGAATGCAACAAGTGCTTGGCTGAGCACCATCCACAGCGATGTGCCACAAGTAAATGGCAGCCTTACCTTCAAGTGCATGAACCTCACCCATTTCATCGCATCAA ACAATAGCAAACAATCCGAGATTCTGGGGTGCTTCCACGAGTCAATTCCAGTCTGCAGTCTGACATTGAATGCCACCAACAGTGCAACATGGTCCAAAACTTGCACTACTTGCACCACAGATTACTGCAATCGCAGTCCAGCTGGCACATTTAGCAAGAGTTCTTACACAATGATTGGCTCTGTTGTGGCTTTGCTCTTGGTTAAGCTGCGATCGCTTtaa